In one window of Ruminococcus hominis DNA:
- the glgD gene encoding glucose-1-phosphate adenylyltransferase subunit GlgD produces MRAVGIILAGGNSRKMQELTEKRAVAAMPIATSYRAIDFALSNMTNSKIQKVAVLTQYNARSLNEHLNSSKWWNFGRKQGGLYVFTPTITSDNGYWYRGTADAIYQNLDFLKKCHEPYVVITSGDAVYKLDYNKVLEYHIAKKADITVVVKELSENEDATRYGTVRMNESARIEEFEEKPMIAHSQTVSTGIYVMRRRQLIDLIERCAEEERHDFVNDILIRYKNLKKIYGYKISNYWSNISTVDAYYKTNMDFLKPEVRDYFFKQLPEIYSKVSDLPPAKYNPGAVVKNSLVGSGSIINGTIENSVIFKKVYVGNNCVIKNSIILNDVYLGDNTYIENCIVESRDTIRANTRHIGENGVKVVVEKNERYAL; encoded by the coding sequence ATGAGAGCAGTAGGAATTATTCTGGCAGGCGGAAACAGTAGAAAGATGCAGGAACTGACAGAAAAACGTGCAGTGGCTGCTATGCCGATCGCAACCAGTTACCGTGCAATTGATTTTGCATTGAGTAATATGACAAATTCCAAAATACAGAAAGTTGCCGTATTGACACAGTATAATGCAAGATCATTGAATGAACATTTGAATTCATCAAAATGGTGGAATTTTGGAAGAAAACAAGGCGGATTGTATGTGTTTACGCCGACAATCACATCAGATAATGGATATTGGTATCGTGGAACAGCAGATGCAATTTATCAGAACTTAGATTTTCTGAAAAAATGTCATGAACCATATGTTGTTATTACATCAGGAGATGCAGTATACAAGTTGGATTATAACAAAGTATTGGAATATCATATTGCTAAAAAAGCAGATATTACAGTGGTTGTTAAAGAACTGAGCGAGAATGAAGATGCAACACGTTATGGTACAGTACGGATGAATGAATCTGCAAGAATCGAAGAATTTGAAGAGAAGCCGATGATTGCTCATTCTCAGACAGTTTCTACAGGAATTTATGTGATGAGAAGAAGACAGCTTATCGATTTGATCGAACGTTGTGCAGAAGAAGAACGTCACGATTTTGTAAATGATATTTTAATTCGTTACAAAAATCTGAAGAAGATTTATGGATATAAAATCAGCAACTACTGGAGTAATATTTCAACAGTAGATGCATATTACAAGACAAATATGGACTTCTTAAAACCAGAAGTCAGAGACTATTTCTTTAAACAGTTACCGGAGATATATTCTAAGGTAAGTGACTTGCCACCGGCGAAGTATAATCCTGGAGCAGTAGTTAAAAATAGTCTTGTAGGAAGTGGTAGTATTATCAATGGTACGATTGAAAATTCGGTTATTTTTAAGAAAGTTTATGTTGGAAATAATTGTGTGATCAAGAATTCAATTATATTAAATGATGTATACCTTGGAGATAATACTTATATTGAAAATTGTATTGTTGAAAGCAGAGATACAATCCGTGCAAATACCAGACATATTGGTGAGAATGGTGTCAAGGTAGTTGTTGAGAAAAATGAAAGATATGCCTTATAA
- a CDS encoding ribose-phosphate pyrophosphokinase encodes MLHRSELNLENIPVGALGIIPVTGCEALGNKVNDYLVKWRKESAHQYKDDVAFTGYEKDSFIIDAKVPRFGSGEAKGIINESVRGKDLYLMVDVCNYSLTYSLTGNINHMSPDDHYQNLKRVIAAVGGKGRRINVIMPFLYESRQHKRTGRESLDCALALQELVRMGVDNIITFDAHDPRVQNAIPLSGFETVSPTYQFIKGLLRTVKDLKIDSEHMMAISPDEGGTNRAVYLANVLGLDMGMFYKRRDYTKIVDGRNPIVAHEFLGSSVEGKDVIIIDDMISSGDSIIEVATELKRRKANRIYAAATFGLFTNGLAKFDEAYEKGIIHGILTTNLIYQTPELLSKPYYINCDMSKYIALIIDTLNHDGSLSNILSPNERIQNVLRKYNNGEEI; translated from the coding sequence ATGCTGCACAGAAGTGAACTCAATTTAGAAAATATTCCAGTAGGAGCCTTAGGAATCATTCCTGTTACAGGATGTGAAGCTCTTGGCAACAAAGTCAATGACTACCTCGTAAAATGGAGAAAAGAAAGTGCTCATCAGTACAAAGATGATGTTGCATTTACAGGATATGAAAAAGATTCATTTATCATCGATGCCAAAGTACCTCGTTTTGGTTCCGGAGAAGCAAAAGGTATTATCAACGAATCTGTACGTGGTAAAGACCTTTATCTAATGGTAGATGTATGTAATTACAGCTTAACTTATTCATTGACAGGAAACATTAACCACATGTCTCCTGATGATCATTATCAGAACCTGAAACGTGTTATCGCTGCTGTTGGTGGAAAGGGTCGTCGTATCAACGTAATCATGCCTTTCTTATACGAAAGCCGTCAGCACAAAAGAACAGGACGTGAGTCTCTTGACTGTGCTCTTGCACTTCAGGAGCTTGTACGTATGGGCGTTGACAACATCATTACATTTGATGCACATGATCCACGTGTACAGAATGCAATCCCACTTAGCGGATTTGAAACAGTTTCACCAACATACCAGTTTATCAAAGGTCTTCTGCGCACAGTAAAAGATCTTAAAATCGACAGCGAACACATGATGGCAATCAGCCCGGATGAAGGTGGTACAAACCGTGCCGTTTATCTTGCCAACGTACTTGGTCTTGATATGGGTATGTTCTACAAGAGAAGAGATTATACCAAAATCGTAGACGGACGTAATCCTATCGTTGCCCACGAATTCCTTGGTTCTTCTGTAGAAGGAAAAGATGTAATCATCATTGATGACATGATTTCTTCCGGAGACAGTATCATCGAAGTTGCTACTGAACTGAAACGTAGAAAAGCTAACCGCATCTATGCTGCTGCAACATTTGGTCTTTTCACAAATGGACTGGCTAAATTCGATGAAGCATATGAAAAAGGAATCATCCATGGTATCTTGACAACAAACCTGATTTATCAGACACCTGAGTTATTGTCAAAACCTTATTATATTAACTGTGACATGAGCAAATATATTGCTTTGATCATCGACACATTAAACCATGATGGTTCTTTAAGCAATATTCTGAGTCCAAACGAAAGAATTCAGAATGTACTTCGCAAATACAACAATGGCGAAGAGATTTAA
- a CDS encoding ATP-binding protein, translated as MGLTNSQYQTIMREYEQKQLKSHDILTQHYEDVYKKLPEFKSLDESISIMSVQYGRRLLDGDESALDSLKEELNILRSSKQQLLTSAGFPADYLEPVYECPDCKDTGYIGNVKCRCFKRAITKLLYEQSNLKGILESENFDTFCLDYYSDRQVDPKTGKTSRAIMEHAYQTCKNFVQNFGHTSDNIFLYGDVGVGKTFLSNCIARDLIDAGYSVLYYSAPNLFNILAQGTFDHNDYESKQMQQYVYDCDLLIVDDLGTELANAFTASQFFTCINERLLNMKSTVVSTNLSLDSLADLYTERSFSRITSNYILLRLFGDDIRIIKKIRANREGK; from the coding sequence GTGGGACTAACGAATTCACAATACCAGACAATCATGCGTGAATATGAGCAAAAGCAGCTTAAAAGCCATGACATTCTCACGCAACATTATGAAGATGTATATAAGAAATTACCGGAATTCAAATCACTGGATGAATCAATTTCAATTATGTCAGTCCAATACGGCAGACGCTTGCTCGATGGTGATGAGAGTGCTTTAGATTCTTTAAAAGAGGAGCTTAACATTCTGCGAAGCAGCAAACAACAGCTGCTTACCTCTGCCGGTTTTCCTGCTGATTACCTTGAACCGGTATATGAATGTCCTGACTGTAAGGATACCGGTTATATTGGAAATGTAAAGTGCCGTTGCTTTAAACGTGCTATCACAAAATTGCTTTATGAACAATCTAACTTGAAGGGCATTCTGGAATCCGAGAATTTTGATACATTTTGTCTTGATTATTATTCTGACCGACAGGTGGATCCAAAAACAGGGAAAACATCTCGTGCTATTATGGAGCACGCTTATCAGACTTGTAAAAATTTTGTTCAAAATTTTGGACATACATCCGACAATATTTTTCTTTACGGAGATGTCGGTGTCGGAAAGACTTTTCTTTCCAATTGCATCGCCAGAGATTTAATCGATGCCGGATACTCTGTTCTCTATTATTCGGCGCCAAATTTATTCAACATTCTGGCTCAGGGAACATTTGATCATAATGATTATGAATCAAAGCAAATGCAACAATATGTTTACGATTGCGATTTACTGATCGTAGATGATTTAGGAACCGAGCTTGCCAATGCATTTACGGCTTCTCAGTTCTTTACCTGCATTAATGAAAGACTTTTAAATATGAAATCGACCGTTGTCTCAACGAACCTTTCACTGGATTCGTTGGCAGACCTTTACACAGAACGTTCTTTTTCACGAATCACCAGTAACTATATCTTGCTGAGATTATTCGGCGATGATATTAGAATAATTAAAAAAATACGTGCTAATAGGGAGGGCAAATAA
- a CDS encoding 5-bromo-4-chloroindolyl phosphate hydrolysis family protein: MKNQDWERFGEDIKRSVQDAVDSGDFSRLNQTITNTVNGAADAFADTMRNVGDRVNQNRRPRYGETFYGMPQYEKKTQQKRANSQEGQVNNRYSTGGFVTPTKPMLYRSTSAAKVGAIVMSVCGYMMSGFNFLVCISAVIALVVGVSNKAGVLAVAIIFGILGIATTLIGVAGTKKIGGIKRFRQYLQTMGGKEYCDIRKLAEYVGKNEKYVLKDIKNMIRRGWFIQGHLDTQEKCLISSHDAYRQYTDMMEQQQEQKDTLERQQKAAEEERKKKEEKGLTPEVQEIVEAGEEYIRKIHESNDAIPGEEISAKISRMEMLVDKIFDRVEENPETVGDLHRLMNYYLPTTVKLLEAYEELDRQPIQGDNILSSKDEIEKTLDTLNIAFEKLLDAMFQDTAWDVASDISVLKTMLAQEGLTEDGLKK; encoded by the coding sequence ATGAAAAATCAAGATTGGGAAAGGTTTGGGGAAGATATAAAAAGAAGTGTGCAGGATGCCGTGGATTCAGGAGATTTCAGTAGATTGAACCAGACAATAACGAATACAGTAAATGGAGCTGCAGATGCATTTGCGGACACAATGCGTAATGTGGGTGATCGGGTAAATCAGAATCGTAGACCACGTTACGGAGAAACTTTTTATGGAATGCCTCAATACGAAAAAAAGACACAACAAAAAAGAGCGAACAGTCAGGAGGGGCAAGTAAATAATAGATATTCAACAGGAGGTTTTGTGACTCCGACAAAGCCTATGCTATATAGAAGTACCAGTGCAGCAAAAGTTGGTGCGATTGTGATGAGTGTATGCGGATACATGATGTCGGGATTTAATTTCCTTGTCTGTATTTCAGCGGTTATAGCACTGGTGGTGGGAGTATCTAATAAGGCAGGAGTACTTGCGGTAGCAATCATATTTGGGATACTTGGGATAGCGACGACATTGATCGGCGTGGCAGGTACGAAAAAAATAGGCGGGATCAAACGTTTCCGACAGTATCTACAGACAATGGGTGGAAAAGAATATTGTGATATACGTAAATTGGCAGAGTATGTTGGGAAAAATGAAAAATATGTTTTGAAAGATATAAAGAACATGATACGGAGAGGCTGGTTTATTCAAGGACACTTGGATACCCAGGAAAAATGTCTTATTTCAAGTCATGATGCGTATCGTCAATATACTGATATGATGGAACAGCAACAAGAACAAAAGGATACGTTAGAAAGACAGCAAAAAGCGGCGGAGGAAGAGCGTAAAAAGAAAGAAGAAAAAGGACTTACGCCGGAAGTACAGGAGATTGTTGAGGCGGGAGAAGAGTATATACGCAAAATTCATGAAAGTAATGATGCAATTCCGGGAGAAGAAATTTCAGCAAAGATTTCCAGAATGGAGATGCTGGTTGATAAAATATTTGACCGAGTAGAGGAAAATCCGGAAACGGTAGGAGATTTACATCGTTTGATGAATTATTATCTTCCGACAACGGTGAAGCTTTTAGAAGCATATGAAGAACTGGACAGACAGCCAATTCAAGGAGATAATATTTTATCTTCAAAAGATGAAATCGAAAAAACGCTGGATACATTGAATATTGCGTTTGAAAAACTGTTGGATGCAATGTTTCAGGATACGGCGTGGGATGTTGCCAGTGACATTTCTGTGTTGAAGACGATGCTTGCACAGGAAGGACTGACAGAGGACGGACTTAAAAAATAA
- the spoVG gene encoding septation regulator SpoVG, which yields MQITDVRVRKVAKEGKLKAVVSITFDDEFVVHDIKVIEGEKGLFIAMPSKKAMDGEYRDIAHPINSGTRDRIQSTILEKYKQVLEEEPEAAVEI from the coding sequence ATGCAGATCACAGATGTGCGCGTTCGTAAAGTCGCAAAAGAGGGAAAATTAAAGGCAGTTGTATCCATTACATTTGATGATGAATTTGTTGTACATGACATCAAGGTAATTGAAGGAGAAAAAGGTTTATTTATTGCGATGCCAAGCAAGAAAGCAATGGATGGGGAATATCGCGATATAGCACATCCAATTAATTCAGGTACTCGTGACCGAATCCAGAGTACAATTTTAGAAAAATACAAACAGGTTTTGGAAGAAGAACCGGAGGCAGCAGTAGAAATCTAA
- the murC gene encoding UDP-N-acetylmuramate--L-alanine ligase codes for MYKIDFEKPIHIHFIGIGGISMSGLAEILLEEGFTVTGSDSKESPLTRQLEEHGAHIFYGQKAENIIDGIQCVVYTAAINKANPELMEAVARKIPMLTRAELLGQLMKNYDTSIAVSGTHGKTTTTSMISHILLEGDVDPTISVGGILQAIGGNIRVGKSETFITEACEYTNSFLHFFPTIGIILNIEEDHLDFFKDLEDIRHSFHQFAALLPEDGTLIINHDIQNYEEIFAGLSCNVITYGSSADADYSFQNVSYNEKGCVAFDLVEKGTITDHIQLSVTGDHNVSNALAAIATAKLLNISMPIIEKGLLSFSGTDRRFEYKGTLDGITIVDDYAHHPTEIKATLKAAKHYPHNELWCVFQPHTYTRTKAFFNEFAEALSHADHLVLADIYAARETDNLGVSSKALAEEVKKLGTDAYYFPSFAEIEDFLKEHCSAGDLLITMGAGDVVNIGEDLLK; via the coding sequence ATGTATAAGATCGATTTTGAAAAACCAATTCACATCCATTTCATCGGAATTGGCGGTATCAGTATGAGCGGTCTCGCAGAGATTTTACTGGAAGAAGGATTTACTGTTACTGGTTCTGATTCAAAAGAGTCTCCGCTTACCCGCCAGCTCGAAGAACATGGTGCGCACATTTTCTACGGTCAGAAGGCGGAGAATATTATCGATGGTATTCAGTGTGTTGTTTACACTGCTGCGATCAACAAGGCCAACCCAGAATTAATGGAAGCTGTTGCCCGCAAGATTCCTATGCTGACTCGTGCGGAATTACTTGGCCAGTTAATGAAAAACTATGATACATCTATCGCTGTATCCGGTACACATGGCAAAACTACAACGACATCTATGATTTCTCATATTTTATTGGAAGGAGATGTTGACCCTACGATTTCTGTAGGCGGTATTCTTCAGGCTATCGGAGGTAATATCCGTGTAGGAAAATCTGAAACATTTATCACGGAAGCCTGTGAGTACACGAATAGTTTTCTTCATTTCTTCCCGACAATCGGAATCATTCTGAACATTGAAGAAGATCATTTGGACTTCTTCAAAGACCTGGAAGATATTCGTCATTCTTTCCATCAGTTTGCAGCACTTTTGCCGGAAGATGGAACTTTGATCATCAACCATGACATTCAGAATTATGAAGAAATTTTTGCCGGGTTATCTTGTAATGTGATTACTTACGGTTCTTCCGCTGATGCAGATTATAGTTTTCAGAATGTCAGCTACAACGAAAAAGGCTGTGTTGCATTTGACCTTGTAGAGAAAGGAACTATCACAGACCATATCCAGCTTTCTGTAACCGGAGACCATAATGTTTCAAATGCTTTAGCTGCGATTGCAACTGCAAAGCTTCTGAACATTTCAATGCCTATTATTGAAAAAGGACTGCTCTCATTCTCCGGAACAGACCGTCGTTTTGAATACAAGGGCACTTTGGACGGCATTACAATTGTTGATGACTATGCACATCATCCAACAGAGATTAAAGCAACTTTAAAGGCTGCAAAGCATTACCCACACAACGAACTGTGGTGTGTATTCCAGCCTCATACTTACACACGTACAAAAGCGTTTTTCAATGAATTTGCAGAAGCACTTTCTCACGCAGACCATCTGGTACTTGCTGATATTTATGCCGCACGTGAGACGGACAACCTTGGTGTTTCTTCCAAGGCTCTTGCAGAAGAAGTGAAAAAGCTTGGTACAGATGCTTATTACTTTCCAAGTTTTGCAGAGATTGAAGATTTCTTAAAAGAGCACTGCTCTGCAGGTGATCTCCTGATCACAATGGGTGCCGGAGATGTTGTAAATATCGGAGAAGATTTGTTAAAATGA
- a CDS encoding DnaD domain protein: MMNAIKLSNHFQSNATLVSNYFIDNYMATANGEFVKVYLFLLRHMEDSSMSLTISGIADCLNNTENDILRAFRYWESNELLRIEYDCEHSVSGIELLQAGQSPSNNISKESISSIATASKEVSITADSDETPVKAKVPKQEPATAPKDTVSHKNKHASDSSMEKKELRSLLFIAEQYLGKTLSHTDVEAITYFYKDLGMSARLIEYLIESCVESGHKSIHYIQKVALSWADEGITSVEQARRNSANYNKNCYTVLNAFGIKNRGPADSELVYIKKWTDEMGFSLDIVQEACRRTISATHQPSFEYTDTILEHWQQNNVHHLNDITALDTVFQKEKQARRNVSKSKPITKNLNNFERRAYDMDSLEEQLLNSN; the protein is encoded by the coding sequence ATGATGAATGCAATAAAATTATCCAATCATTTTCAAAGCAATGCCACTCTTGTCTCTAATTATTTTATTGACAATTATATGGCTACCGCAAATGGTGAGTTTGTAAAAGTTTATCTTTTTTTGCTGAGGCATATGGAGGATTCTTCTATGAGCCTTACCATTTCCGGCATTGCGGATTGTTTGAATAATACGGAGAATGATATTTTGCGTGCCTTCCGTTATTGGGAAAGTAACGAACTGCTAAGGATCGAGTACGATTGTGAACATAGCGTTTCCGGAATTGAACTCCTGCAGGCAGGACAATCTCCGTCAAACAATATCAGTAAAGAAAGCATTTCTTCGATTGCAACTGCATCCAAGGAAGTTTCCATCACAGCTGATAGTGATGAGACTCCTGTGAAAGCTAAAGTACCTAAACAAGAGCCTGCAACAGCACCTAAAGATACTGTGTCGCACAAAAATAAACACGCTTCTGATTCTTCGATGGAAAAGAAAGAGTTAAGATCACTTTTATTCATCGCAGAACAGTATCTTGGAAAAACTTTATCTCATACAGATGTCGAAGCAATTACATATTTCTATAAAGATTTAGGTATGTCAGCCAGACTGATCGAGTACCTGATTGAATCTTGTGTAGAAAGCGGACATAAAAGTATCCATTACATCCAAAAGGTTGCTTTATCGTGGGCTGATGAAGGTATTACAAGTGTAGAACAGGCACGGCGTAATTCTGCTAATTATAATAAAAACTGCTATACTGTATTAAATGCATTCGGTATCAAAAACCGTGGGCCAGCCGACTCTGAGCTTGTCTATATTAAAAAATGGACTGATGAGATGGGATTTTCTCTTGATATTGTTCAAGAGGCCTGCCGACGTACAATTTCCGCTACGCATCAGCCAAGTTTTGAATATACAGATACAATTTTAGAACATTGGCAGCAGAACAATGTACACCACTTAAATGACATTACTGCATTGGATACCGTGTTCCAAAAAGAAAAACAGGCACGAAGAAACGTATCAAAATCTAAGCCAATCACAAAAAACCTGAATAATTTTGAGCGACGTGCTTATGATATGGATTCATTAGAAGAACAATTATTAAACAGTAATTAG
- a CDS encoding toxic anion resistance protein — protein MENNFKDFDTTPTLTLDPFQTAEEKQEPAVVEEKKEEVIAEENVLSEEERQMAEKFAEQIDLTNSNMILQYGAGTQKKMADFSESALENVRTKDLGEVGNLLSGVVKELKSFDEEEEKGFLGIFKKSSNKLTAMKTKYAKAETNVNQICKVLESHQVQLMKDVALLDKMYELNLTYYKELTMYIVAGKKKLNEVRNGELQDLLQKAQATGLAEDAQAAKDLDSMCNRFEKKLHDLELTRQISMQTAPQIRLVQGNDTLMVEKIQSTIVNTIPLWKSQMVLGLGVEHSAQAAAAQREVTNMTNELLKKNAEKLKMATIDTVKESERGIVDIETLKQTNESLISTLDEVMHIQQEGREKRKAAEQEMQKLELDLKQKLLQIQK, from the coding sequence ATGGAAAATAATTTTAAAGATTTTGATACAACGCCTACATTGACATTAGATCCATTTCAAACAGCAGAAGAGAAACAAGAACCGGCTGTGGTAGAAGAAAAGAAAGAAGAAGTTATAGCGGAAGAAAATGTTTTGTCAGAAGAAGAAAGGCAGATGGCGGAGAAATTTGCAGAGCAGATTGATCTTACAAATTCTAATATGATTCTGCAGTATGGAGCAGGCACACAAAAGAAGATGGCGGATTTTTCGGAAAGTGCACTGGAGAATGTGAGAACAAAAGATCTTGGCGAAGTGGGTAATTTGTTGAGCGGTGTAGTAAAGGAACTGAAATCTTTTGATGAAGAGGAAGAAAAAGGATTTCTGGGAATATTTAAGAAAAGCTCAAACAAGCTCACAGCAATGAAAACAAAGTATGCCAAGGCAGAGACGAATGTAAATCAAATATGTAAAGTGCTGGAATCACATCAGGTTCAGCTTATGAAAGATGTTGCACTTCTGGATAAGATGTATGAATTGAATCTTACTTATTATAAAGAATTAACTATGTACATTGTAGCCGGAAAGAAAAAATTAAATGAAGTCAGAAACGGAGAACTTCAGGATTTGTTACAGAAAGCACAGGCAACAGGGCTTGCAGAAGATGCACAGGCGGCGAAAGATTTAGATTCTATGTGTAATCGCTTTGAAAAGAAATTACATGATCTTGAGCTGACTCGCCAGATTTCGATGCAGACAGCACCACAGATCAGACTGGTACAGGGAAATGATACGTTGATGGTAGAAAAAATCCAGTCGACGATTGTGAATACAATTCCGTTATGGAAGAGTCAGATGGTACTTGGGCTGGGAGTAGAACATTCTGCACAGGCGGCTGCAGCACAGCGTGAAGTGACAAATATGACAAATGAACTGTTGAAGAAAAATGCAGAGAAATTAAAGATGGCAACGATAGATACAGTGAAAGAGTCGGAGAGAGGAATCGTTGATATCGAGACATTAAAACAGACAAACGAATCCTTGATCTCTACATTAGATGAGGTGATGCATATTCAGCAGGAAGGCCGTGAAAAACGAAAAGCAGCGGAGCAGGAGATGCAGAAACTGGAGTTGGATTTGAAACAAAAATTGTTGCAGATCCAGAAGTAA
- a CDS encoding RluA family pseudouridine synthase, whose translation MKPEIIYEDSELIVCVKPAGIATQSKRIGSPDMVSILKNHIAHNTKSKQPPYLAVIHRLDQPVTGLLVFAKTPFAAKELNHQLQSEGFGKYYRTWLSGHLPADEGDCIDYLVKNGRTNTSSVCKPDTPGAKKAELHYNVLQQKDAFTLAEITLKTGRHHQIRVQMSHLGCPIIGDRKYGTAEDPSSGFRGLQLFACRLTLKHPSTHKHLEFLLPETYYAVNL comes from the coding sequence ATGAAGCCAGAAATTATATATGAAGATTCCGAATTAATCGTATGTGTTAAACCTGCCGGAATCGCAACACAAAGTAAACGCATTGGTTCACCGGATATGGTAAGTATCTTAAAAAATCACATTGCTCACAACACAAAGAGCAAACAGCCTCCTTACCTTGCCGTTATTCATCGTTTAGACCAGCCTGTCACCGGGCTGCTTGTCTTTGCAAAAACACCTTTTGCAGCAAAAGAATTAAATCACCAGCTTCAGTCAGAAGGATTTGGAAAATATTATCGTACCTGGCTTTCTGGTCATCTCCCGGCTGACGAAGGAGACTGCATAGATTATCTTGTAAAAAATGGACGTACAAACACTTCTTCCGTTTGTAAACCTGACACTCCAGGAGCAAAAAAAGCAGAATTACATTACAATGTATTGCAACAAAAAGATGCTTTTACACTTGCTGAAATCACTTTAAAAACAGGCCGACACCATCAGATTCGCGTACAGATGTCGCATCTTGGTTGTCCTATTATCGGCGACCGCAAATATGGAACTGCGGAAGATCCCTCTTCCGGTTTTCGCGGATTACAGTTATTTGCCTGCCGGCTGACTTTAAAACATCCTAGCACGCATAAACATTTGGAGTTTCTTTTGCCCGAAACCTATTATGCTGTAAATCTTTAG
- a CDS encoding glucose-1-phosphate adenylyltransferase: protein MIKKEMIAMLLAGGQGSRLGVLTAKVAKPAVAFGGKYRIIDFPLSNCINSGVDTVGVLTQYQPLRLNTHIGIGIPWDLDRNVGGVSILPPYEKSTNSEWYTGTANAIYQNLEYMESYNPDYVLILSGDHIYKMDYEVMLDYHKANKADVTIAAMPVPMEEASRFGIVVTDDDGRIKEFEEKPEHPSSNLASMGIYIFSWPVLRDALIKLSEQPNCDFGKHIIPYCHEKGDRLFAYEYNGYWKDVGTLSSYWEANMELIDIIPEFNLYEEFWKIYTNSSNIPPQYISNDAVVDRCIISNGTEVYGEVHNSVLGAGVTIGKGSVVRDSIIMRDVMIGENCVIEKAIIAEDTEIGNNVVIGVGSEVPNKVKPNIYSGGLATIGEKSKIPSNVQIGKNTAVSGVTSIEDYSDGVLASGETLIKAGERV, encoded by the coding sequence ATGATTAAAAAGGAAATGATTGCCATGCTCCTTGCGGGTGGACAAGGCAGTCGATTGGGGGTTCTTACAGCGAAAGTAGCAAAACCAGCAGTTGCTTTTGGCGGCAAGTACCGAATTATTGATTTCCCGTTAAGTAACTGTATTAATTCGGGTGTAGACACAGTAGGTGTGTTGACACAGTATCAGCCATTACGTTTGAATACACATATTGGTATTGGTATTCCTTGGGATTTGGATCGAAATGTAGGAGGCGTATCAATTTTACCGCCGTATGAAAAGAGTACAAACAGTGAGTGGTATACCGGTACTGCAAACGCGATATATCAGAACTTAGAGTACATGGAGTCTTATAATCCGGACTATGTATTGATCCTTTCAGGTGATCATATATACAAGATGGACTATGAGGTTATGTTGGATTATCACAAGGCGAATAAAGCAGATGTAACAATTGCAGCTATGCCGGTTCCAATGGAAGAGGCAAGCCGTTTCGGTATTGTAGTGACAGATGATGACGGAAGAATCAAAGAATTTGAAGAAAAGCCGGAGCATCCAAGCAGCAATCTTGCATCTATGGGTATTTACATATTCAGTTGGCCGGTGTTAAGAGATGCTTTGATTAAATTATCAGAGCAGCCGAATTGTGATTTTGGTAAACATATCATTCCATATTGTCATGAAAAAGGAGACAGGCTTTTTGCTTATGAATATAATGGCTACTGGAAAGATGTCGGTACATTAAGTTCATATTGGGAAGCAAATATGGAGTTGATTGATATTATTCCTGAATTTAATCTTTACGAAGAATTCTGGAAGATTTACACAAATAGTTCTAACATTCCACCGCAGTATATTTCAAATGACGCTGTTGTGGATCGTTGTATTATTAGTAATGGAACAGAGGTATATGGCGAGGTACATAATTCTGTGCTGGGAGCCGGAGTAACAATCGGAAAAGGCAGCGTGGTTCGTGACTCTATTATTATGAGAGATGTTATGATTGGCGAGAATTGTGTGATTGAGAAAGCCATTATAGCTGAAGATACGGAAATCGGTAATAATGTAGTCATTGGTGTTGGAAGTGAGGTTCCAAACAAAGTAAAACCAAATATTTATAGTGGCGGGCTTGCCACGATCGGAGAAAAATCAAAGATTCCGTCAAATGTTCAGATCGGAAAGAATACCGCCGTTAGTGGTGTGACATCCATAGAAGATTACAGTGATGGAGTGCTTGCAAGTGGAGAGACATTAATAAAGGCAGGTGAGCGAGTATGA